The genomic segment CGTACGGGAAAAAGCGCAAGAAATTCTTGCGCTGTCAGAGGCAAGCGAGACCCTGCTACTTGTCCGGATAGGATCAAGTAGCAACGGCTTGCGCCTCGCCCGAGGAAAGCACGGGAAGAAAGAATCTTTGTCCTGCACCATTCTTGAATCGTTCATGATACTGTACTTTGTCCGTTTTCAATCTAATCCGATCTATTCGAGAACGGCATTCGACAGAAACGCACCTGCTCAAAAGATCCGCTTCTCGTGACTCCTACGGGAAAAAGCGCAAGAAATTCTTGCGCTGTCAGAGGCAAGCGAGACCCTGCTACTTGTCCGGATAGGATCAAGTAGCAACGGCTTGCGCCTCGCCCGAGGAAAGCACGGGAAGAAAGAATCTTTATCCCGCAACATTCTTGAATCGTTCATGATACTGTACTTTGTCCGTTTTCAATCTAATCCGATCTATTCGAGAACGGCATTCGACAGAAACGCACCTGCTCAAAAGATTCGCTTCCTGTGACTCCTACATGAAAAAGCGTAAGAAAAGCTTGCTCTGTCAAAGGCAAGCACGGGAAGAAAAAACCTTCATACGCAACATTCTTAAATCGTTCTCTACGCAAAATAAAAAAAGGTAACCCCCACAATTAAGTGAATGGTTACCTCATCGCTTGACGATTTGTGCCAAACAAGCATTTCTTATTTTCCTAAGTTATCGAGCATGATGCCTGTCCCGCGTGCGACACATAACATCGGATCTTCTGCAATCAAGACCGGTAACCCTAGCTCTTTTGCTAACAACTGATCGATTCCGTCGAGCAATGCCCCACCACCCGTTAAGATGATGCCGCGGTCGATAATATCTGCTGCGAGTTCCGGTGGTGTCTTCTCGAGAACCCGTTTTGTCGCTTCGACGATTTCCATCGCTGATTCTGCGAGTGCTTCATGAATTTCTTGTGAGCTGACCGTAATGTTATGCGGCAGCCCTGTGACGAGGTTGCGTCCTCGAATGTCCATCTCTTCCTGACGTCCGTCTTCTGAGACCGTTGCGACCGTCATCTTGACGTTTTGCGCCGTCCGTTCACCGATGATTAACTTATGCCGACCTTTGATCGCCCGAATGATATCGTGATCAAATCGATCTCCTGCAACTTTGATCGTTTCGCCACAGACGATATCTCCCATCGAGAGTACCGCAACATCCGTCGTCCCACCACCGATGTCGATGACCATATGTCCCGCAGGCATCCAAATGTCCATCCCGGCTCCGACCGCGGCCACTTTCGGTTCGACTTCGAGGAAGACGGTTTTCGCACCCGATTTTTCTCCTGCCTGACGAATCGCTTTTGCTTCGACTGTCGTGATGCTCGCTGGTGTACAAATCAACATCCGAACGCCACCGAACATGCTGCGGACCTCAATTTTATCGATAAAGTGACGTAACATCGCTTCCGTCATCTCGAAATCTGCGATCACACCATCTTGGAGCGGACGAATCGCGACGATGTTTCCTGGTGTCCGGCCTACCATTAAATGTGCTTCCGTACCTACTGCATGAATTTTGCCGGTCGCTTTATCAATGGCGACGACTGAAGGTTCATCGAGGACAATTCCTCTTCCCTTTACATGAATGACGACATTGGCAGTTCCTAAATCAATTCCGATATCTTTTGAAAACATCTCGCGTGATCTCCTTTACCAGCTGGCTATTATTCCATAATTTAGAACATCGTTTGGACGTCTAACCCATTTATGTATACATACCTTTCAATTTTAGCACAGGCAAGCAAAAAGAGACGACTTTCTTTTTCAGAAAGTCGTCTCTCGTTAATGAAATGGAATAATAGCTTAAGATTAAAGCTTTGTCGCTGCCGTTTCTTCGACAACCGCTGTTTCTTCCGTGATGCGCTCGACATCTGCGCCAAGGGCTTGCAGTTTCAAGTGGAAGTCAACGTATCCACGATCAATGTGATGGAGTGCACCGACACGTGTTTCGCCTTCAGCAATCAAACCAGCTGTGACGAGCGCTGCACCAGAACGAAGGTCTGTTGATAAGACTTCTGCTCCTTGAAGCTGAACTCCACCTGTGATGATTGATGAGCGTCCTTCGATTTTGATATCAGCATTCATACGGCGGAATTCTTCCACGTGCATGAAGCGGTTTTCGAAGACCGTTTCCGTGATGACCGATGTTCCTTCCGCTTTTAAGACAAGCGCCATCATCTGTGCTTGAACGTCTGTCGGGAAACCAGGGTGTGGCATCGTCTTCACGTCGACAGCAACCAATTTCTTAGGTCCGACAACACGAAGCCCTTCTTCTGTATCCGATACTTGAACACCCATCTCTTCCATTTTTGAGATCAATGGACGAAGATGCTCACGCTCAGCACCGATGACTTCGACGTCACCTTCTGTGATTGCAGCTGCAATCATGAATGTTCCGGCTTCGATCCGGTCTGGAATCACGTAGTGGTTGCCACCATGTAATTTTTCGACACCTTCGATGCGGATCGTTTCCGTACCTGCGCCACGGACTTTCGCACCCATCGCGTTCAAGAAGTTCGCGAGGTCGACGATTTCAGGTTCTTTCGCAACGTTCTCGATGACTGTCGTGCCTTCAGCGAGTGTTGCCGCCATCATGATGTTTTCTGTCGCACCGACAGAAGGGAAATCAAGATAGATTTTTGCACCTTGGAGACGACCATCGACTTGTGCTTCGACAAAACCGTTTCCGATGATTGTTTTCGCGCCCATCGCTTCGAATCCTTTTAAGTGAAGATCGATTGGACGTGATCCGATTGCACAGCCACCCGGCATCGCCACGCGTGCGCGACCGAGACGTGCAAGGAGTGGACCCATGACAAGAATCGATGCCCGCATTTTACGAACGTATTCAAGTGGTGCTTCGTCTTTTAGTTCCGGTTCTGCATTGACGGTAACCGTGTTCGCTTCTGCATCGAATTCGACTTGTGCGTTTAAGTTCCGTAAGACATTGTTGATTGTATAGACGTCTGCGAGACGTGGTACGTTTTGAAGGACCGATTGACCTTCTGATGCGAGCAATGTCGCAACCAACGTTTTTAAGACTGCATTTTTTGCACCTTCTACTTTGACTGTTCCAGCTAATTTACGTCCGCCACGGACAACAATTTTTTCCATTACCCATACTCCTCTGCTTCGTTTCTTTTCTATTCGTACAATTCGTGATTGGTGTTGATCATAGTTGAAAAGTCAACGAATGATAGAAAGAAACTTTCCTATAGTTATCTCTCGTGCCAAAAGCCAATACGATTTTCAGTGTCATAATCAATGTGTTTCTTCATTATAAGAATACTATCCTTTTCCATACTAATTCAGATGACCAAATTAGGGTTTACAAGGAAGTTACAAGTTCAGCCTACTAAAAATTGAAGACGTTGGGCGAATCCTGAATACTCCAGCAAAAAGCGACCGACGAGGGAACCGAGTGCAATCGCAAGCAACGTCCGTAACGCAATGGCGTGTGGACCTTTAGGATGTTGGAGGATTTTTTCCCACTTGACTGGTAAGAGTGACCACCAGGCAAGGACAATTGCCATTACATAGACAAGCATACTTACTAAAGCACTTAAACCAATTGACGTCACGCGCTTGCACCTCTTCTTCGTGTTTTCTTCAACCTTACCATGATTTCACAAAATGAATGATTTCGCAAACAAAAAAGCACAATACGCATTTATTTTAGCGCATAAAATATATTTATTAAAGATGATTGTCACAATTTCTATTGAAGTAAGGATGAAAAGTTTGTGAATAAGAGGTCTATATGGTACTTTTACTATTTTTCGCCATCTTAAACCTGAATCGCCTTAATCCTAACGAAAACGCTGTTAAATTGACGTTTTCTACAAAAAAAGACCCGATTTCCACGAGGGAAACCGGGTCTTTTACTTGAATCAATCGCGACCGTAGTCTTTTAAATCGAGACGGTTAATTGCCCGTTTCAATGAAAGCTCTGCGCGTTTGAACTCAAGATCTGATAATTTCGTGTCCTGGAGACGTCGTTCTGCACGAACCTTCGCAGCCGCAGCACGGTCATAATCGACCTTATCTGCTTGCTCCGCTGTTTCTGCAAGAACCGTTACAGTATCCTGGCGCACTTCCATAAAGCCACCGCTGATAGCGATCAACGTGCGTCCGCCATCTTCGTGGCGCAACTTCAAGATGCTGATGTCGAGTGGTGTTACGAGTGGGACGTGGTGCGGGAGAACCCCGATCTCACCAGAAATCGTCTTCGCAACGACCATACGGACATCGCCATCATACACTTCGCCATCCGGGGTGACGATATTGACATGAAGTGTGTTCATCTCAAGTCCCCCTTATGCTTTGTCACTTAGACAAGCGCCTTCGCTTTTTCAATCGCATCTTCGATCGGACCGACGAGACGGAATGCTTCTTCCGTTAAGTCATCGTGTTTACCATCGAGGATTTCTTTGAAGCCGCGGATCGTGTCCTTAACTGGGACGTACGATCCTTTTTGTCCTGTGAACTGCTCAGCTACGTGGAAGTTCTGCGACAAGAAGAACTGGATACGACGCGCACGGTGAACACTTAACTTGTCATCTTCCGACAACTCGTCCATACCGAGGATTGCGATGATATCTTGAAGTTCTTTATAACGCTGAAGTGTTTCCTGAACTTGACGTGCTACAGCGTAATGCTCTTCACCGACGATTTCAGGTGAAAGGGCACGTGATGTAGATGCAAGTGGATCCACGGCAGGATAAATACCCATCTCAGAGAGACGGCGCTCAAGGTTCGTCGTTGCATCTAAGTGAGCAAACGTCGTCGCAGGAGCCGGGTCAGTATAGTCATCGGCTGGTACATAAACCGCTTGGATTGATGTAACCGAACCTTTGTTTGTTGACGTGATACGCTCTTGGAGCATACCCATCTCTGTTGCAAGTGTTGGTTGGTAACCAACGGCAGATGGCATACGACCGAGAAGGGCGGATACTTCTGAACCAGCTTGCGTATAACGGAAGATGTTATCAACGAAGAGAAGAACGTCTTGTCCTTGCTCATCACGGAAGTACTCAGCCATTGTCAAACCAGTCAAGGCAACACGAAGACGTGCACCCGGTGGTTCGTTCATCTGACCGAAGACCATCGCTGTTTGTTTGATAACGCCTGAATCCGTCATCTCATGGTACAAGTCATTACCTTCACGTGTCCGCTCACCAACACCTGCGAATACCGAGATACCGCTGTGCTCTTGGGCGATGTTGTTGATCAATTCCTGGATGAGGACGGTCTTACCTACACCGGCACCACCGAAGAGACCGATCTTACCACCTTTGATGTAAGGAGCAAGTAAGTCAACGACTTTGATTCCTGTTTCAAGGATTTCAACTTTTGTTGAAAGGTTATCGAACGTTGGTGCTTTTTTGTGAATCGGAAGACGTTCCACGCTTGCATCAAGTTCTTTTTCGTCAATTGGGTTACCGAGTACGTTGAATACGCGACCGAGCGTCGCTTCACCGACGGGTACCGAGATTGGAGCACCTGTATCCAGGACTTCCACTCCACGGCGTACACCATCCGTCGAATCCATCGCAATGGTACGGACGACATCGTCACCAAGGTGTAATGCGACCTCAAGCGTTAAGTCGATAGCCACTTCTTCTACAGTTTGCGGCGTATATTGAATACGAAGCGCGTTGTAGATGTTCGGTAAGTGTCCCTCTTCGAACTTAACGTCGATGACAGGTCCCATGACCGCGACGACGCGGCCTTTAAAACCGAGTTCGTTCATCGTGTTTCCTCCTACCTATCATTACGTCCTTGGGGCTTACTGCTGCGCAGCTGCTCCACTGACGATCTCTGTGATTTCTTGCGTGATTGCAGCTTGTCGAGCTCGGTTGTAGACGAGAGTCAATCGACCGATCAAGTCATCTGCGTTATCTGTCGCACTTTGCATTGCTGTCATACGTGACGCATGTTCTGCTACTTTCGCGTCAAGAAGCGCACCGAAGATCAAGCTTTCCGCATAACGCGGAAGGAGTTCAGAAAGGATTTGCTCCTCACTTGGCTCATACTCATAAGTCGTCGAAGAAGAAGCTTCGATTTCTCCGAGTGGGAGAAGGGTTTCGACTTTCACTTCTTGGCTGATGACAGACAAGAAATGGTTGTAGCTCAGCTTGAGTTCGTCGATTTCACCGTTCGTGAACGCACTCACTGTACGCTTCACGATTTCAGCTACATCAACATACGAAGGAGAATCGTTGAGTCCTGTGATCGCATCCGTGACCAAGATTCCGCGTGAACGGAAGAACTGGACACCGACTTTACCGACCACGTACAGAACGTAACTGTCCGTAGTGTGCTTTTCTTTGATTTCCCGGTAGACTTCACGCAGCACGTTGGCGTTATATGCACCAGCTAAGCCGCGATCCGATGTGATGACGATAAATCCAGTCTTTTTGACGGGACGTTTCTCGAGCATCGGATGGCTCGCACCTGTCGTGCCATTCGCAATGGTTCCGAGAACCTCCTGCATTTTCAGCAAGTAAGGCTGGAACTTCGCGCTATGTGCTTGAGCGCGGTTTAGTTTCGACGCCGAAACCATGTTCATCGCTTTCGTGATCTGTTTCGTACTTTTCGTCGAGTTAATCCGCGTTTGTATCTCGCGCAACGATGCCATTTCGATTCACCACCTTGTTAGTATCAAGAGCGTTCAGGCGAAGCCTAAGAGTTAACCCTTAGACTGTCGCTTGGAACGTTTTCTTAAATTCTGAGATTGCTGTAACGAGTTCTTCGTCAGCCGGAAGGTTACCTGTTTTACGGATCTCATCGCAAAGCTGTTTGCGGTTTTGATCGAGCCAGAGGTTGAGTTCCTTTTCAAAACGACGAATATCCGTAACGGCAACATCATCAAGGTGACCACGAGTCAAGGCATAGATGATGATGACTTGCTTGTCGACAGTCAACGGTTGGTTAAGATCCTGTTTCAGAACCTCTACTGTCCGCTCACCACGGTTAAGCTTCGATTGTGTCGCTTTATCAAGGTCAGATCCGAACTGTGAAAAGGCTTCGAGCTCACGGTAAGAGGCGAGGTCAAGACGGAGCGTACCCGCTACCTTCTTCATCGCTTTTACTTGAGCCGATCCACCAACACGCGATACCGAGAGACCCGGGTTGATCGCTGGACGGACACCTGAGAAGAAGAGATCCGATTGAAGGAAGATTTGACCATCCGTGATCGAGATAACGTTCGTCGGGATGTAAGCCGAGATATCCGACGCTTGTGTCTCGATGAATGGAAGTGCTGTTAAGCTACCTGCGCCAAGCTCGTCGTTCAATTTCGCCGCACGCTCAAGAAGGCGTGAGTGAAGGTAGAAGACATCCCCTGGGTAAGCTTCGCGGCCTGGTGGACGCTTCAAGAGAAGCGAAAGCTCACGGTATGCAGCGGCTTGTTTTGAAAGATCATCATAGATGACAAGCACGTGCTTGCCGAGATCCATGAAGTGTTCACCCATCGCTACACCAGCGAATGGTGCGAGGTAAAGAAGTGGTGCCGGCTGTGAAGCAGCGGCAGAAACGACGATCGTGTAATCAAGTGCACCGTTTTTACGGAGTGTTTCAACAACACCACGGACTGTTGATTCTTTTTGTCCGATTGCGACGTAAATACAAATCATGTTTTCTTCTTTTTGGTTGATGATTGTATCGATGGCGATCGACGTTTTACCTGTCTGACGGTCACCGATGATCAACTCACGTTGTCCACGACCGATTGGAACGAGGGCATCGATTGCCTTGATTCCTGTCTGAAGTGGTTCGTGAACCGATTTACGTGCCATAACGCCAGAAGCTTTACGCTCGATTGGGTTATAGTGTTCCGTTTCGATTGGACCAAGACCATCGATTGGCATACCGAGCGGGTTAACGACGCGACCGAGCAATGCGTCCCCTGTTGGTACTTCCATGATGCGTCCTGTACGGCTAACTGAATCGCCTTCTTTAATATCAAGGTAGTCACCAAGAATGATGATACCAACGTTGCCTTCTTCTAAGTTTTGCGCCAAGCCCATTGTGCCGTTAGCGAATTCTACGAGCTCTCCCGACATGACGTTGTCGAGTCCGTGTGCACGAGCGATACCATCACCAATTTGGATGACCGTACCCGTCTCGTTCACTTCCATCGTAGAACCGTACTGCGCGATACGCGCTTTAAGCAGGGCGCTGATTTCTTCAGCTCTAATGCTCATGCGTTTCACCCCTATTTTCTTACGCTTTTAACAGCTCACGCTCAAGTCGCGTTAGTTTCGTTTCGATCGTGCCGTCATATGTCGTGTAACCGATTTGGACGCGAAGTCCTCCGATTACATTCGTATCAACAACATTTTCTACTTCAAGCGTTTTACCTGATTTTTGGCCGAACGTTTCTTTCACTTTCATGAGTTCCGCGTCTGACAATTTGTATGCACTCGTCACGACGGCTGTCGCAACGTTACGGTGTTCATTCAATAACGCAATGAAATGCTCCGGCAAAGATAATACTTCCGCCGCACGGTCGTTTTCGACCATGACGAGGATGGTATTCAAGACAATCGTGTTGAATCCAGTGAAGCTCGTCTGTAAGACTAACTTCAGCTCTTCCGCAGAAATCGATGGGTTACTTAAAACCGATGCGAGCTCTGGTGTTGCGTGGAGCACTTCGCCGAGCGTCCGCACATCAGCTTCTGCTTGCTCGAGCACATGATGCTCAAGCGCAAGATCGAAGAGCGCTTTTGCGTAGCGTCCCGCTACGTGATCACGCATTAGTTCGTGCCCTTAGTGTCAGCAAGGAATTGATCAACGAGCGCGCGTTGAGCGGCTTCGTCTGTCGCAAGCTGTGTTTTCATGACGTGGCGTGCTGCAGCGATTGCTTGAAGAGCAACATCGTTCTTCAAAGCAGCTTGTGCTTCAGCGCGTTCACGGTCGATCGCACGGCGAGCTTCTTCCTTACTCATTTCTGTTTCAAGACGTGCCTGCTCCATCGCACGTGCTTGTTCTGCCTCAGCTTGACGGCGTGATGATTCTAATAAGTCACGTGCTTCCGTACGTGCCTTATTTAATTCTTCTTGTTGTTGTTCTACATAGACTTCAGCGTCTTTACGACTTTTTTCAGCCGAGTTGATCTCGCTAGCCACATGCTCTTCCCGCGCTTTCATCATGTTGATGAGCGGGCCCCATGCGAATTTCTTCAAGAGGATGAGGAGCAAGAGGAAAACGACGATCGTGACGATCATATTGCCGAGTAAGAGATTTTCTGCATTCGCAGTATCCGTTTCAGCAGCAAGATACGTTAGATTCATTCGATTACACTCCCCTCGTGGTTGGTCCTACTTCAATTTCTACATAAGGGAGCCAAAGCTCCCGTGACGGTTCACTCTTGTCGAACGAATAACGCCCTATGTAGCTCGTTTCTTAAAAATTATGGATTAAGAGTTGAGGAGAAGGAAACCGACCGCTACACCGATGATTGGAAGTGCCTCAACGAGACCGATACCGATGAACATTGTTTGACGAAGTTCGTTTTTGAGTTCTGGCTGACGTGCTTGTCCTAATACTGTACCGTTTACGATAAGACCGTTACCGATACCAGCGCCAAGTGCGCCGAGTCCGATGATGATCGCTGTTGCAATAAGTTCCATTATAAATTGCCTCCCTAGATTGTGTTCGAAATTTTGGTCGTGCGATTATCGGAAAAGCAGATGCTTTACCTTCGAATTAATGGTCGTGCGCTGCCTTATGCCCGATGTAAACCATCGTTAAGATAAGGAAGATGTACGCTTGGATTGCTCCGATGAAGAGTGAGAATCCTTGCCAAATCAGCATTGGAATCGCAGAAAGGATGACACCGACTGGTCCGAGGAATTGGAAATCGTTCGTTCCAGTGACGATTCCGATCGAGAGAATGATTCCGATCATGATTTCACCAGCGAAGATGTTACCGTAAAGACGAAGACCGAGTGTCAACGTGTTTGCGAATTCTTCAATGATGGTAATAATAAACATCGGCGTCATAAACGTTTTCGCATACGAGCCGAAGCCACGCATTTTCACACCGTAATAATGGCTCATGACCACTACCATAGATGAAAGTGCAAGTGTCACGTACGGATCCGCAGTTGGTGAGTTGAACCAAATGTAGTGACCCGTCACAACGTTAAAGGGAAGACCCATTAAGTTGGACACGAGGATGAATAGGAACAGTGTCATTCCGAAAGTAAGGAAGCGACCCCCTGTTTTCCAATCCATTGTGCTGCTGATGATTCCGCGAACGAATTCGAGGAACCACTCTAGCGTGTTTTGAAAACCGGTTGGCTTCATCGCGAGACGTCGCGTACCGGCCACGGCAATCAGGAAGACGAGAGCAGCTGCTATCAGCACTGTGATCACGTTTGTCCAGCTACCGTACAGAACGAAGTCGCCCCAGAGTGGGATTTCGTAAAGTGGCATTTCGTGGTTCATTTGACTATTCACCTCTTTTCCCGCTTAAGTTCGTGAGTCAAGAACTCACAAAATTGTATGACGTGGCCGGCGAGAAGGCCTATTACCACCGCAGTTAATGACAATTCGGTTTCGTACTTCAAACCGATCATCACACAAAGTACCGCGACCGCCATGCGTGATACGGTCCCTCGAGACATCGGCTTGCGCCCACGCTCGATTACACGATACATTCGATCGACGCTTAAGCGTTGCAGCGTCAAAATCATGAAGCTACCTGCCCCACCTAATGCCAGCCCATAAATCACTGGATCACTCGGATAGCCGACAAGTAACAGAACGGCAAGGATTCCATAATAGAGTCCAAACCATCGTAAGTACGCACGATACAACGCATCTTGAAGGATGATGTTCATGTCTTGTCTCCTAACAAGTGCCTGATCATTGCGATCATGCAAAGAATGCCGATGAAAATCCCGATGAACACTGAGAATGTCGCTCCCATCTTTTGCCACCAGTCTTGCTGTTCCCCATAGTTCCCAACAAGGAAGCCGATGACGATTGGTGCGGCAAGTGCCGTCGAAATTTGCGAGGCCATGACCATACTCGTTGCGAGCCCTTTTTGGCGCACTAGAGACGACCCCCTTTTCCCAATTGCAGGTTCTTTTTCTTTCCCACAATTTGCGGATTTTCATACTAGTCAAGAATACAATGAGAACCATTTCATAGTCAAATGAATTCACAAATAAAATAGACCGCTGAAACCATTGTATATCAACGATTGATAAGGTTTTCACAGAGGTACCCCATCCACCTCTTTTCACGAAGATGTGAAGAAAATATGTAGTACTATCAACGTTTAAAGAGATGGTTCACTTGATGAACAAAACCATTGAACAGTAACGTTATATCGCGTTCTGGGATGAGAAACAAGCCATCTAAAATAGATTTGTGTCGATTTTGTGAAAAAGTAATTTTTGTTCAAGATTGGAAGCGCTTTCGATTTGGGACAGAAAAACGCTCCTGACATCTGTTTGTAACAAAGGATTTAAAGCATTTCCAATTTGTCTGTTGTGTTGCTTGTCACAGCTTGAAATGTCATGAATGAATTACAGGTTTTAAGGTCAGCTCGGTGATTTGGATTTTACATTTTCTTCACAAACAGGTAGATTGAGGTGTTTGTTTCTTTCTTAAAGATACATTGATGTATGTTTACTCACTACTTCTTGTTTAGTGATTATTGAATAGACCTTTCGCTATTTCCTCTCGCTTTCCTTGGGCGGGACGCAAGCCGCGGTCTTCCTGTCGGATGACCGGGTCTCGCTTGTCCCTGTCGGAAGCGGTCGCTTCCTCTTCCCATAGGAGTCGAGAGGAATTGCTCAAGGCTATTCAACTTACAAGTGAATAACAACACTACGCCTTGATCAAAATTTAGTAGAGCGTAATTGAAAAGGACGTACCCCGGTCGACTCGACTCCTACGGGAAAAGAAACCACAGTTCATCGTGGTTTCGTCAGAGGGAAAGCGAGGTCGACGGGAATGGCTGAGACAACTTACGGAAGTTAACCTTAAACGGAATCATTAAAAAGGACGCATCCGTTCGTCTTGATTCCCGTAGGAACGGCAAGATGTACGGAAACGCCCTAAGTAAACATTTTTGACTGGATTACTTCATTTTAGATATCTGCATGAAACGGTTCCGGCGCCTCACCTTGATTAAAGTGCGCTAAAATCGCTGCTGCAATCCGCTCCGACGCATGACCATCCCCGTAAGGATTTGAAGCGTGCGCCATTTTTGCATAGGCCGCTTCGTCTTCAAGCAACTCGCTCGCCATCCGGTAAATCGTTTCTTCGTCTGTCCCGGCAAGTTTTAACGTCCCGGCTTTGACGCCTTCCGGACGCTCCGTCGTATCGCGTAAGACAAGGACAGGTACGCCGAGCGAGGGTGCTTCTTCCTGGACGCCGCCGGAATCGGTCAGGATTAAATGGGCACGACTGGCAAAGTTATGAAAGTCGAATACATCGAGCGGCGGAATTAACGTGATGCGATCGTGTCCCCCAAAGATTTCAGCCGCTGTTTCCTGGACGACCGGATTCAAATGGACCGGATAGACGACGTGCACGTCCGGATATGTATCGACGAGTCGACGGATCGCCCGGAACATCTGATGCATCTTCTCTCCGAGGTTTTCTCTCCGGTGTGCCGTCATCAAGATCAGGCGCCGTCCGCCGACCGCTTCGAGCACAGGGTGGACATAATCCGGTTGGACG from the Exiguobacterium oxidotolerans JCM 12280 genome contains:
- the murA gene encoding UDP-N-acetylglucosamine 1-carboxyvinyltransferase, which translates into the protein MEKIVVRGGRKLAGTVKVEGAKNAVLKTLVATLLASEGQSVLQNVPRLADVYTINNVLRNLNAQVEFDAEANTVTVNAEPELKDEAPLEYVRKMRASILVMGPLLARLGRARVAMPGGCAIGSRPIDLHLKGFEAMGAKTIIGNGFVEAQVDGRLQGAKIYLDFPSVGATENIMMAATLAEGTTVIENVAKEPEIVDLANFLNAMGAKVRGAGTETIRIEGVEKLHGGNHYVIPDRIEAGTFMIAAAITEGDVEVIGAEREHLRPLISKMEEMGVQVSDTEEGLRVVGPKKLVAVDVKTMPHPGFPTDVQAQMMALVLKAEGTSVITETVFENRFMHVEEFRRMNADIKIEGRSSIITGGVQLQGAEVLSTDLRSGAALVTAGLIAEGETRVGALHHIDRGYVDFHLKLQALGADVERITEETAVVEETAATKL
- the atpG gene encoding ATP synthase F1 subunit gamma produces the protein MASLREIQTRINSTKSTKQITKAMNMVSASKLNRAQAHSAKFQPYLLKMQEVLGTIANGTTGASHPMLEKRPVKKTGFIVITSDRGLAGAYNANVLREVYREIKEKHTTDSYVLYVVGKVGVQFFRSRGILVTDAITGLNDSPSYVDVAEIVKRTVSAFTNGEIDELKLSYNHFLSVISQEVKVETLLPLGEIEASSSTTYEYEPSEEQILSELLPRYAESLIFGALLDAKVAEHASRMTAMQSATDNADDLIGRLTLVYNRARQAAITQEITEIVSGAAAQQ
- the atpE gene encoding F0F1 ATP synthase subunit C, which produces MELIATAIIIGLGALGAGIGNGLIVNGTVLGQARQPELKNELRQTMFIGIGLVEALPIIGVAVGFLLLNS
- the mreB gene encoding rod shape-determining protein MreB; translated protein: MFSKDIGIDLGTANVVIHVKGRGIVLDEPSVVAIDKATGKIHAVGTEAHLMVGRTPGNIVAIRPLQDGVIADFEMTEAMLRHFIDKIEVRSMFGGVRMLICTPASITTVEAKAIRQAGEKSGAKTVFLEVEPKVAAVGAGMDIWMPAGHMVIDIGGGTTDVAVLSMGDIVCGETIKVAGDRFDHDIIRAIKGRHKLIIGERTAQNVKMTVATVSEDGRQEEMDIRGRNLVTGLPHNITVSSQEIHEALAESAMEIVEATKRVLEKTPPELAADIIDRGIILTGGGALLDGIDQLLAKELGLPVLIAEDPMLCVARGTGIMLDNLGK
- the atpF gene encoding F0F1 ATP synthase subunit B, giving the protein MNLTYLAAETDTANAENLLLGNMIVTIVVFLLLLILLKKFAWGPLINMMKAREEHVASEINSAEKSRKDAEVYVEQQQEELNKARTEARDLLESSRRQAEAEQARAMEQARLETEMSKEEARRAIDRERAEAQAALKNDVALQAIAAARHVMKTQLATDEAAQRALVDQFLADTKGTN
- a CDS encoding DUF1146 family protein, giving the protein MTSIGLSALVSMLVYVMAIVLAWWSLLPVKWEKILQHPKGPHAIALRTLLAIALGSLVGRFLLEYSGFAQRLQFLVG
- the atpD gene encoding F0F1 ATP synthase subunit beta, translated to MNELGFKGRVVAVMGPVIDVKFEEGHLPNIYNALRIQYTPQTVEEVAIDLTLEVALHLGDDVVRTIAMDSTDGVRRGVEVLDTGAPISVPVGEATLGRVFNVLGNPIDEKELDASVERLPIHKKAPTFDNLSTKVEILETGIKVVDLLAPYIKGGKIGLFGGAGVGKTVLIQELINNIAQEHSGISVFAGVGERTREGNDLYHEMTDSGVIKQTAMVFGQMNEPPGARLRVALTGLTMAEYFRDEQGQDVLLFVDNIFRYTQAGSEVSALLGRMPSAVGYQPTLATEMGMLQERITSTNKGSVTSIQAVYVPADDYTDPAPATTFAHLDATTNLERRLSEMGIYPAVDPLASTSRALSPEIVGEEHYAVARQVQETLQRYKELQDIIAILGMDELSEDDKLSVHRARRIQFFLSQNFHVAEQFTGQKGSYVPVKDTIRGFKEILDGKHDDLTEEAFRLVGPIEDAIEKAKALV
- a CDS encoding F0F1 ATP synthase subunit delta, which produces MRDHVAGRYAKALFDLALEHHVLEQAEADVRTLGEVLHATPELASVLSNPSISAEELKLVLQTSFTGFNTIVLNTILVMVENDRAAEVLSLPEHFIALLNEHRNVATAVVTSAYKLSDAELMKVKETFGQKSGKTLEVENVVDTNVIGGLRVQIGYTTYDGTIETKLTRLERELLKA
- the atpA gene encoding F0F1 ATP synthase subunit alpha, whose product is MSIRAEEISALLKARIAQYGSTMEVNETGTVIQIGDGIARAHGLDNVMSGELVEFANGTMGLAQNLEEGNVGIIILGDYLDIKEGDSVSRTGRIMEVPTGDALLGRVVNPLGMPIDGLGPIETEHYNPIERKASGVMARKSVHEPLQTGIKAIDALVPIGRGQRELIIGDRQTGKTSIAIDTIINQKEENMICIYVAIGQKESTVRGVVETLRKNGALDYTIVVSAAASQPAPLLYLAPFAGVAMGEHFMDLGKHVLVIYDDLSKQAAAYRELSLLLKRPPGREAYPGDVFYLHSRLLERAAKLNDELGAGSLTALPFIETQASDISAYIPTNVISITDGQIFLQSDLFFSGVRPAINPGLSVSRVGGSAQVKAMKKVAGTLRLDLASYRELEAFSQFGSDLDKATQSKLNRGERTVEVLKQDLNQPLTVDKQVIIIYALTRGHLDDVAVTDIRRFEKELNLWLDQNRKQLCDEIRKTGNLPADEELVTAISEFKKTFQATV
- a CDS encoding F0F1 ATP synthase subunit epsilon, with amino-acid sequence MNTLHVNIVTPDGEVYDGDVRMVVAKTISGEIGVLPHHVPLVTPLDISILKLRHEDGGRTLIAISGGFMEVRQDTVTVLAETAEQADKVDYDRAAAAKVRAERRLQDTKLSDLEFKRAELSLKRAINRLDLKDYGRD